A stretch of Candidatus Gastranaerophilales bacterium DNA encodes these proteins:
- a CDS encoding U32 family peptidase yields the protein MKKIELLAPAKDAQIAKSAINFGADAVYIGAEKFGARSKAGNSIREIEELISYAHQYSAKIYITLNTILTDKEIPEAQKLIYKLYDIGADAIIIQDIGLLEIDLPPISLHASTQMNNDSLEKILFLQDTGIKRVVLPREFSLEQIKEISSKTDIELEYFIHGALCVSYSGQCYMSCANGGRSANRGECAQPCRKTYTLLDENSNILIKDKYLLSLKDFNLSDNLLELLDAGVTSLKIEGRMKDEPYVKNVVAYYRKKLDYIFESSEYLKSSDGIVNFDFEPDLNKSFNRGFTKYFLFKREKNLINQDTPKALGEKIGTVVKIEKDKFTVKTDKTLSNGDGVCFFTKDKELKGTLINNVKENIITVQNISGIEPGTIIYRNFDIKFEKALKNSSTTRKIPAQITVEDGLILKITDGTNTVDVQIQQEFEKAQKEEGALNNIKKQLSKSGGGIFEITEVTINLKEIPFISINTLNEIRRELFAALQNLRIGNNTPKGEARVDNAKNYPIEELDYSANIHNKYAENFYLKHGCTIVEKALESTSAIKDKKLMTTKFCLKSHLGKCGSNKLNWSLIDEKKQKYKLIFNCQKCQMEIYSI from the coding sequence ATGAAAAAAATTGAACTTTTAGCCCCCGCAAAAGATGCCCAAATAGCCAAAAGCGCTATAAATTTTGGTGCGGATGCCGTCTATATCGGTGCGGAAAAATTCGGCGCCCGCTCAAAAGCAGGCAATTCCATCCGGGAAATAGAAGAACTCATCAGCTATGCCCACCAATATAGCGCAAAAATTTATATAACGCTAAACACTATTCTTACTGATAAAGAAATCCCCGAAGCTCAAAAGCTGATTTATAAACTATACGACATAGGTGCTGATGCAATTATTATTCAGGACATTGGGCTTTTAGAAATTGACCTGCCTCCTATCTCGCTCCATGCAAGCACTCAAATGAACAACGATAGCCTTGAAAAAATCCTGTTTCTTCAAGATACGGGGATAAAAAGAGTTGTACTCCCGAGAGAATTTTCGCTGGAGCAGATAAAAGAAATCTCATCGAAAACAGACATTGAGTTGGAATATTTCATTCACGGAGCATTGTGCGTATCATACAGCGGACAATGCTATATGAGCTGCGCCAATGGGGGACGAAGCGCAAACAGGGGAGAATGCGCCCAACCTTGCCGAAAAACATATACCCTGCTTGACGAAAATTCCAATATTTTAATTAAGGATAAATATCTTCTCTCATTAAAGGATTTTAATCTCTCTGATAACCTTCTTGAACTGCTTGATGCAGGGGTAACTTCGCTAAAAATAGAAGGCAGGATGAAAGATGAACCTTATGTTAAGAATGTTGTCGCATACTACAGAAAAAAACTGGATTATATTTTTGAAAGTTCAGAATATTTAAAAAGCTCTGACGGTATTGTAAATTTTGACTTTGAACCTGATTTAAATAAAAGTTTTAACAGAGGTTTCACCAAATATTTTTTATTCAAAAGAGAAAAGAATCTCATCAACCAGGACACACCTAAGGCACTGGGCGAAAAAATAGGTACGGTAGTAAAAATAGAAAAAGACAAATTTACGGTAAAAACCGATAAAACCCTTTCAAACGGTGACGGTGTATGCTTTTTTACCAAAGATAAAGAACTTAAAGGCACGCTAATCAATAACGTTAAGGAAAATATCATTACCGTCCAAAATATTAGCGGTATTGAGCCTGGTACTATTATATACAGGAACTTTGATATTAAGTTTGAAAAAGCTCTTAAAAATTCCTCAACAACAAGGAAAATACCTGCTCAAATAACCGTTGAGGACGGCTTGATTTTAAAAATCACTGACGGAACAAATACGGTTGACGTTCAAATTCAACAAGAATTTGAAAAAGCGCAAAAAGAAGAAGGCGCATTAAATAATATAAAAAAACAACTTTCAAAATCAGGGGGCGGCATTTTCGAAATAACAGAGGTAACTATAAATTTAAAAGAGATTCCGTTTATTTCCATAAACACACTAAATGAAATAAGAAGGGAATTATTTGCTGCCCTGCAAAACCTTAGGATAGGAAATAATACACCAAAGGGTGAAGCAAGAGTTGATAATGCAAAAAATTACCCTATAGAAGAACTCGACTATAGCGCAAATATCCACAACAAATACGCAGAAAATTTCTACCTAAAACATGGCTGCACTATTGTTGAAAAAGCTCTTGAATCAACTTCGGCAATAAAGGACAAAAAACTAATGACAACAAAATTTTGTCTTAAATCACACCTCGGCAAATGCGGCTCCAATAAACTGAATTGGTCCTTAATCGATGAGAAAAAACAAAAGTACAAGTTGATATTTAATTGTCAAAAATGCCAAATGGAAATCTACAGCATTTGA
- the serB gene encoding phosphoserine phosphatase SerB yields the protein MKLAVFDFDSTLMDGETLEYIAQDADIKEKMKTITEKAMNGELDFFESLTQRVSYLKGMEVKHVNEICSNFPYIKGAKELIKELKSNNIKVICFSGGFANALIPAKEHLGFDEGFCNILHEKNGYLTGLVYGEMCAGNSKGIMLQKIQTILNISTEDTMTVGDGANDLSMFKYAGTKVAFCAKDTLKKAANVIVDDKNLLNILNHIKL from the coding sequence ATGAAACTGGCGGTTTTTGACTTTGACTCTACACTTATGGACGGTGAAACGTTGGAATATATAGCTCAAGATGCTGATATAAAAGAAAAAATGAAAACCATAACCGAAAAAGCCATGAATGGGGAACTTGATTTTTTTGAAAGTTTAACTCAAAGAGTGTCTTATTTAAAAGGAATGGAAGTAAAACACGTTAATGAAATCTGCTCGAATTTTCCATATATAAAAGGGGCAAAAGAACTTATAAAAGAATTGAAATCCAACAATATAAAAGTCATCTGCTTTAGCGGAGGTTTCGCCAACGCTCTTATCCCTGCCAAAGAACATCTTGGATTTGACGAGGGTTTCTGTAATATTCTTCATGAAAAAAACGGATATCTGACGGGGCTTGTTTACGGTGAAATGTGCGCCGGAAATTCAAAAGGCATTATGCTGCAAAAAATACAAACCATATTAAATATTTCAACAGAAGATACAATGACCGTAGGTGATGGCGCAAATGATTTGAGCATGTTTAAATACGCAGGTACAAAAGTGGCTTTTTGCGCTAAAGACACGCTAAAAAAGGCAGCAAACGTAATTGTGGACGATAAAAATCTTCTGAATATACTTAATCACATAAAACTATGA
- the ppdK gene encoding pyruvate, phosphate dikinase → MTNKRVWLFREGNATMKNLLGGKGANLAEMTNAGLPVPPGLTITTETCMEYIDNGNQMPAGLMDDVKAALAEVERQTGKKFGDETNPLLVSVRSGARLSMPGMMETILNLGLNDRTLVGLLNLTNNERFVYDSYRRFLTMFGSVAWEIEREKFEEILDEVKAKEGVKLDTEVSIDGLKSLIPAYKELIKAETGKEFPQDPYEQLQAAIEAVFSSWNIPRAVAYRNHYKIDHRYGTAVNVQTMVFGNMGNDSATGVSFTRNPSTGENKFYGEYLTNAQGEDVVAGIRTPKQIAELSQEMPALYEQYVDIAKKLENHYKDVQDMEFTIERGKLYILQTRNGKRTAAAAVRIAVEMAKEGTISKERAIQLVDPAQLYQLMLPSFDPAAKKNAKLIAKGLAASPGAAVGKIIFDTQEAADRGTAGEKVILVRIETCPDDIHGMIAAQGVLTLRGGMTSHAAVVAKGMGKACVAGCEDLKIDLKNQTLTTSDGTVYKKEDIISMDAGEGEVYAGSITTIDPKMDENFEILFNWVDETKQLLVRANADTPTDVKKALELGAKGVGLCRTEHMFMDPDRLPWVQKMIIAGTAEARKDALDKLLPMQYSDFYAMFKALGELPMTIRLLDPPLHEFLPSKEELIAEVATLKATGQDYKAKEDMLNIVEGLSESNPMMGLRGCRLGLTYPEINEMQVRAIFEAACDLKKEGLNVKPEIMIPLIGHVNELKEARTVLERVAKQVMEEKGINVDYQFGTMIEIPRAALTADQVAEYAEFFSFGTNDLTQMTFGYSRDDAEGKFLNNYVEQKILPANPFETLDQEGVGQLMQIALEKALPVRPNLKRGICGEHGGDPESVKFCHRIGLNYVSCSPFRVPVARLAAAQAVLEDKDSKAVCHH, encoded by the coding sequence ATGACAAACAAACGAGTATGGTTATTTAGAGAAGGCAATGCCACCATGAAAAATCTTCTTGGCGGTAAAGGTGCTAATCTTGCCGAGATGACAAACGCAGGTCTGCCTGTACCTCCGGGACTTACTATCACTACAGAAACTTGTATGGAATACATTGACAACGGTAATCAAATGCCTGCAGGTCTTATGGATGACGTAAAAGCGGCTTTGGCTGAGGTTGAACGACAAACAGGTAAAAAATTCGGTGATGAAACTAATCCACTGCTTGTTTCCGTACGTTCAGGCGCAAGATTATCAATGCCCGGTATGATGGAAACGATTTTAAACCTGGGTTTAAATGATCGTACATTAGTAGGTTTATTAAACCTTACTAATAACGAAAGATTTGTATACGACAGTTATCGTCGTTTCTTAACGATGTTTGGCTCCGTTGCATGGGAAATCGAAAGAGAAAAATTTGAAGAAATTCTTGACGAAGTAAAAGCTAAAGAAGGTGTTAAACTTGATACAGAAGTAAGCATTGACGGTTTAAAATCTCTTATCCCCGCTTACAAAGAATTAATTAAAGCGGAAACAGGAAAAGAATTCCCTCAAGATCCTTACGAACAATTACAAGCAGCTATCGAAGCAGTATTCAGTTCTTGGAACATTCCTCGTGCGGTTGCTTACAGAAACCACTACAAAATTGACCACAGATACGGTACAGCCGTAAACGTTCAAACAATGGTATTCGGTAATATGGGTAACGATTCTGCTACAGGTGTTTCTTTCACAAGAAACCCATCTACAGGTGAAAACAAATTCTACGGCGAATACTTAACTAACGCTCAAGGTGAAGACGTTGTTGCCGGTATCAGAACCCCTAAACAAATTGCAGAACTTTCTCAAGAAATGCCTGCTCTTTATGAACAATATGTTGATATAGCAAAAAAACTTGAAAACCATTACAAAGATGTTCAAGATATGGAATTTACAATCGAAAGAGGTAAATTATACATTCTTCAAACAAGAAACGGTAAAAGAACAGCTGCTGCTGCGGTTAGAATTGCCGTTGAAATGGCTAAAGAAGGTACAATTTCAAAAGAAAGAGCAATCCAATTAGTTGACCCTGCTCAATTGTACCAATTAATGTTACCAAGTTTCGACCCTGCCGCTAAAAAGAATGCAAAACTTATTGCAAAAGGTTTAGCTGCTTCCCCGGGTGCTGCTGTAGGTAAAATCATATTTGATACGCAAGAAGCTGCTGACAGAGGTACTGCCGGTGAAAAAGTTATTTTGGTAAGAATTGAAACTTGCCCTGATGACATTCACGGTATGATTGCCGCTCAGGGTGTATTAACGCTTAGAGGCGGTATGACTTCTCACGCTGCTGTTGTTGCTAAAGGTATGGGTAAAGCTTGCGTTGCAGGTTGCGAAGACTTGAAAATCGACCTTAAAAACCAAACTTTAACAACTTCTGACGGTACTGTATACAAAAAAGAAGATATAATCTCTATGGATGCAGGCGAAGGTGAAGTTTATGCCGGTTCAATCACCACAATTGACCCTAAAATGGATGAAAACTTTGAAATATTATTCAACTGGGTTGATGAAACAAAACAACTTCTAGTAAGAGCTAACGCTGATACTCCTACTGACGTTAAAAAAGCGCTTGAGCTTGGAGCTAAAGGTGTCGGACTTTGCAGAACAGAGCATATGTTTATGGACCCCGACAGACTTCCATGGGTACAAAAAATGATTATTGCAGGTACTGCTGAAGCTAGAAAAGATGCTTTGGACAAATTACTTCCTATGCAATATTCTGATTTCTACGCTATGTTCAAAGCGTTAGGCGAACTACCAATGACTATCCGTTTATTAGACCCGCCGCTTCACGAATTCTTACCTTCAAAAGAAGAATTAATAGCTGAAGTTGCTACTCTAAAAGCCACAGGTCAAGACTATAAAGCAAAAGAAGATATGCTTAACATCGTTGAAGGTTTAAGCGAATCCAACCCAATGATGGGCTTAAGAGGATGTCGTTTAGGCTTAACTTACCCTGAAATTAATGAAATGCAAGTAAGAGCTATCTTTGAAGCTGCTTGCGACCTTAAAAAAGAAGGGCTAAATGTTAAACCTGAAATTATGATTCCTCTTATAGGACACGTAAACGAGTTAAAAGAAGCAAGAACAGTGCTTGAGCGCGTAGCTAAACAAGTTATGGAAGAAAAAGGTATCAACGTTGATTATCAATTCGGTACAATGATTGAAATCCCAAGAGCTGCCTTAACTGCTGATCAAGTTGCAGAATATGCAGAGTTCTTCAGCTTCGGTACAAATGACTTAACTCAAATGACATTTGGCTACAGCCGTGATGATGCGGAAGGTAAATTCTTGAACAACTATGTTGAACAAAAAATTCTTCCTGCTAACCCGTTTGAAACTCTTGACCAAGAAGGTGTCGGTCAGCTTATGCAAATCGCTTTGGAAAAAGCGTTGCCTGTAAGACCAAACCTAAAGAGAGGTATTTGCGGCGAACACGGCGGCGACCCTGAATCAGTGAAATTCTGCCACAGAATCGGCTTAAACTATGTAAGCTGCTCACCATTCAGAGTTCCCGTAGCAAGATTAGCTGCTGCTCAAGCTGTTTTAGAAGATAAAGACTCTAAAGCTGTTTGTCATCACTAG
- the mnmG gene encoding tRNA uridine-5-carboxymethylaminomethyl(34) synthesis enzyme MnmG, with protein sequence MFKYDVIVVGGGHAGCEAALAAAKYGLKVLLTSINLTNIALMPCNPAIGGPSKSNIVREIDALGGVMGLAADATYLQMKTLNSSKGPAIRALRAQSDKKEYMHYFRNLLESYENIDIKQCMIVEIMVKNGAVTGAKDELGIEYLAPVVILTTGTSLEGKIHIGLKSFQAGRLGEFPAHGLSDNLRALGLDLGKFKTGTPARVDARTINFDGLDVHYGDKELSFFSFEPNRPIRPQYPCYLTRTTKKTHDIIMANLDKSPMYTGRIQGKGPRYCPSIEDKVVRFADKESHHIFIEPEGENTYETYVQGFSSSLPFDVQIQMLQSLPGLENVKVMKPAYAVEYDYVPALQLEHSLMTKKIKGLFCAGQINGTSGYEEAAGQGLLAAINAALFLDEKAPLVLPRNSSYIGTLIDDLVTKEMDEPYRMLPSRSEYRLILRQDNADQRLTKIGYNIGLISEERYLRFKAKLEMIEQEKLRLQELKISATNENNGILAKYNTQIERGIRVAELLKRPNVDYSVIKELDETTRVLNLPKEVEEQVEIQIKYDGYIKRQNIQVEQASKLENVKLPQDIDFQGIKHISQETKDKLTKVRPKTLAQAARIGGIKPSDVSVLMVLLETNRLK encoded by the coding sequence TGCATTGGCTGCTGCAAAATACGGACTGAAAGTCCTTTTAACTTCTATAAATCTTACCAATATAGCTCTTATGCCATGTAACCCTGCTATAGGCGGACCTTCAAAATCAAACATAGTTAGGGAAATTGATGCTTTAGGCGGAGTTATGGGGCTGGCTGCCGATGCTACTTATCTTCAGATGAAGACCTTAAACTCAAGCAAAGGTCCTGCAATCAGGGCTTTAAGAGCGCAATCGGACAAAAAAGAATATATGCACTATTTTAGAAACCTGCTCGAAAGCTATGAGAATATTGATATTAAACAGTGCATGATAGTTGAAATTATGGTAAAAAACGGCGCTGTTACGGGCGCTAAAGACGAGCTTGGGATAGAATATCTTGCTCCTGTGGTGATTTTGACAACGGGGACTTCTCTTGAAGGCAAAATCCATATAGGGCTGAAGTCTTTTCAAGCAGGCAGGTTGGGTGAATTTCCTGCCCATGGTCTTTCAGACAACTTAAGAGCTTTGGGGTTGGATTTAGGCAAATTTAAAACAGGCACCCCTGCCAGAGTTGATGCTCGTACGATTAATTTTGACGGGCTTGATGTTCACTATGGTGATAAAGAGTTGTCCTTCTTTTCTTTCGAGCCAAACCGTCCTATCCGCCCACAATATCCTTGTTATCTGACACGAACTACAAAAAAAACCCACGATATTATAATGGCAAACCTTGATAAATCACCTATGTACACCGGACGTATTCAGGGAAAAGGTCCCAGATACTGCCCTTCTATAGAGGACAAAGTTGTCCGTTTTGCAGATAAAGAATCGCATCACATTTTTATAGAACCGGAAGGGGAAAATACTTACGAAACCTACGTACAAGGATTTTCAAGCAGCTTGCCTTTTGACGTTCAGATACAAATGCTGCAATCTCTGCCGGGGCTTGAAAATGTAAAAGTGATGAAGCCTGCTTATGCTGTTGAGTACGATTATGTACCTGCACTACAGCTTGAACATTCTTTGATGACTAAAAAAATAAAAGGGCTGTTTTGCGCAGGTCAAATTAACGGTACAAGCGGATATGAAGAAGCCGCAGGACAAGGGCTTTTGGCTGCTATTAATGCGGCATTATTTCTTGATGAAAAAGCGCCTCTGGTGCTGCCTCGCAACTCCTCTTATATAGGCACTCTTATTGATGATTTGGTTACAAAAGAAATGGATGAGCCTTATCGTATGTTGCCGTCAAGAAGCGAATACAGGCTTATTTTAAGGCAGGATAACGCAGACCAAAGACTGACCAAAATCGGCTATAACATAGGTTTGATATCGGAAGAGCGGTATTTGCGTTTCAAAGCCAAGCTTGAAATGATAGAACAGGAAAAATTACGTTTGCAGGAGCTGAAAATCTCTGCAACCAATGAAAATAACGGGATTTTAGCCAAGTATAATACTCAAATAGAGCGTGGTATAAGAGTTGCAGAACTTTTAAAGCGACCTAATGTAGATTATTCCGTCATCAAGGAATTGGATGAAACCACAAGAGTTTTGAACTTGCCTAAAGAAGTTGAAGAGCAGGTGGAAATCCAGATAAAATATGACGGTTATATCAAACGTCAAAATATCCAGGTGGAGCAGGCGTCCAAACTGGAAAATGTGAAGCTTCCGCAGGATATTGATTTTCAGGGTATCAAACATATTTCTCAGGAAACAAAGGACAAGCTGACAAAAGTCCGCCCGAAAACGCTTGCTCAAGCCGCCAGAATAGGCGGAATTAAACCTTCTGACGTGTCAGTTTTGATGGTGCTTTTGGAAACTAACAGATTGAAGTAG